The Oncorhynchus nerka isolate Pitt River linkage group LG3, Oner_Uvic_2.0, whole genome shotgun sequence genome includes the window AATGACCTTCTAGACTTACTTCCCTATTTTAAGAATAGTGCAAATAAAGCCATAAGACTCTCGAGTCAAATAACTACAAATCTGGTGTTTTCAGAGTTGTGTCCATGTGATTATTTACACCAAACCCCTGTACCACACcaaacatgacacacacacacacacacacacacacacacacacacacacacacacacacacacacacacacacacacacacacacacacacacacaaagacaaagacaaagacagacagacacagacagacacaggctgACATccacaaaaaacacaaaaaagaAGAAGTTGACATAGACTTTGCCAGACTTTGTAGTTCTTGGACGTGGAGTTACGTATAGGCTATTCCAGTACAGTAGAGGTTTGTTGACCCCAGCTTCTCTCTGTTGGAGACAGCATATAATGGACATctatcatatttacataacagTGGACAAATAGGATGCTGTGCATTCTGTATCACATGATAACACTGATAACACAGATCTGCGTGTGAGGTCAGTGAAGGGTAATGGCACTGAAAGTAGATCAGAGGGGAAGAAGCGCACATGTTAAAGGACTCATTTATATATTATGAAATTGATAGGCGTCAATAAGGATTCCATCACACAGCTTTCATCTATTCAGAGAAGTCAGAACAGGGATGACTtcagggaagggaggagggaaggatggaatGGGGCCCAAATACTTGCCTTGCCAAAAAGACTtagggctggattcaatccgtGTTGCCAGAAGATCTGCTTTAAAATGCAAAGGTCATTGAATGCAGTCAACGCAACGGTGGGAACACTGCCTTTAATTATCGGTCGCAGATCTTCAGTGTtatggattgaatagagccctaaacaGACTGGTCCGGTGGACTCAGAGACAGATCTGCACTGTCAATGCCGTGCTGTTTAGTGATGCCACTGCAGAACTGTATCAATATCTTAGCTCAGTAGTATCTTGTGATAGATATTTTATGACGAATGAATATCACATTATAAAACCTAAGGCAGGTTGAACCCCCCAGATCAGACTGTGAATTACAGATCTAGTCAAATAAATACATTCCCACAAAATCAGATTAAATAAGTGTGGTTTGAAACCAGACAGGACATGGACCATACCTCAGCTGGGCTCTCTGAAAAAGGGAGATGGGGGAGTGTTGGTTAATCTGGAGGAGAAGGTGGGAGTAGGCCACTCTTGGCGTGCTCTTCATTGGGCGATGCGGGGTCACCATAGGTCAGAAGTGGTGACTACTGATTACGTCAGCATCCTGGGATATATAGAGGGACTCCGTCAGTCTGTCAGACACACTGGGGTTATTTTCTCTCTGAGACAGAAAACAGGTAAGATTAACCTACTTATCACTGGCATTTCTGGAGACTTCCTTTCATTGTTTTTACTTCAAATGTCTATCTTTGCATGTGTTTGCTCTTATcatcagtttatttagtaaaaaTAAATGCACGATAATGTTGCCAATGCAGTTGTTTATTTTATACCCCAAACTTTCCATAAAATCTATACCAGTCTCTCAAAATCCATTTGCGGTATTGTGCCGACATCTAGGTGTAGTTTATACAGTGGGAAAGACATCTAGGTGTAGTTTATACAGTGGGAAAGACATCTAGGTGTAGTTTAAACAGTGGGAAAGACATCTAGGTGTAGTTTATACAGTGGGAAAGACATCTAGGTGTAGTTTATACAGTGGGAAAGACATCTAGGTGTAGTTTATACAGTGGGAAAGACATCCAGCCTTCCTTCTGTTTCTGAGCGCCATTCCAAGACAGATATGAATATAATAAATGGTTATGTTAGTCTACTAATTTAAACAAATGCAGGTCAAGTTTcatctaaaatgtcaaatgtacgtTTTTTTCTCTTGCTAATGTGAAGCCACCAATCAAAGATGTGTGATGGCTAGAGAACGCAAAGGGAGCTGTCCACTGTGCTGACCGCACGGGAGCGCTCTTTCACTAGCCACACGTGCAGCTGAACGGTTTCAGCTATAACACATAACAGCTTCTGATCATTTCCACTTGTTTAGCACAGCTCCTGGTGAAGCCCTGACAACGTAACGCTTCAATTTGGTTTGAACTCATAACTAACTCATCATGCAAACCTTTTTATGATGGAGGATATTAAAGGCAGGGTGTTTTGTTGCTAAATGTCCTTCCCTTGCAGCCAACAGTCAAGATGAAACTGTCCATTGCCATTGCCGTGTTGATGCTTGTGTTCGCTGCACACACAGGTATGAAGCCCTATTCTTTTAGGCATCTATTACACTCTAACTCTATCTAGTCATTACCATTGCTCCTTCACCTCCTTCAATACTCGCGTCAATACTAATGCATTATCACTGGTGACACGTGTGTGATGTTTCTCtatcacacaaacacatgcacatgtacatgcatgtacacactcacacagcctcacacacaaatacacttGATAACAGTCGATACAAATCTATTACAACTAAATGCCTAAGTCTGACACACAtgtaccatctctctctctctgtctctctgtctctctctctctctctctctccacctttctgTCTTCATGATGAAGCCCTCTGTCTCCCCATTTTACTGACTATTTCCAGTTCTCTGTTCATAGTTCTAACACTCTCCCCTTCTGTTCATAGTTCTAACCctgcctcctttctctctctctacagaggcTCAGGAGGCTGAGAAGACCATTGAGGAGCATTTCGCCACCTTCGGCAATCAGATGAAGGACCTAAGTGAGGACCTGACCGTCAAGACGAAGGACATAGTTGAAAAGATTGGGGACAGCGAGTTCATCACCAAAACcaggtacacgcacacacacacaccccaaaacaTAACCCAACATTAAATTCATTGGAGATCTACATTAGTACTCTGAAATAATTAAAGACTGAAATGActcactgtgtgtctgtctccccatctccaggaCCTGGTTCACTGAGCAGTTTGACAAGATGAAGGCCAAGATCGATGAGACCTTCCCCAAGCAGTAGTAAGCCTGTACACCTCTGACCATGCCTGTCTAAGagctccccctccccccaccactaCGCTTCTTTCTCTGTCTTGTCTGGTGACGCGGTTGCTGTGACGCTGACACTTGCGTTGTGCCGACAGACACCAATGTTATATTCGACCTCTGTGAAGAGACCGACGTCATTTCTGTGTAATTATTATGGCCTGCTTTAATAACCTGGAACACAATGAGCTGAACAATAAAGATACCTTTGTGATAAAACTATATTTGTGGGTTGTTATATTATGCATTTGATTTGCTACAGTAAGAAGTCAACCTGTTGATTTTTAAAGAGACCAATGAGTCCAGGCAATGACAAGTTAGAAGTTATTCTGGACAATGAGTTTGATCAACATTGATcttgatttgacatgtgtctcTTTAACTAATATATGAGGGGCAcatcaatcaattaatcaaatATATATAAGCTCTtgttacatcagccgatgtcacaaagtgctgtacagaaacccagcctaaaaccccaaacagccagcagtgcagatgtagaagcacggctTTATAAGGATGTACAGATATGAAGACCTGTACACATAATACAGACAGTATGCATAACATGTATTAACAAAACTGTGCAGAAAGACCAAACATTCACTTCATCTCTGTTTATGATGCATTGTGGGATATGTGTAGGATGTTAATGTGGTCAAAGTGAATGGTCAGCTGACCAGTATGACACAGGGGTTAAAAACACCATCATGGTGGCCAAAGAAAGAATCTGTGCATTCTGACTGAAAGATACTATACTTAAAAGAAATCTGCAACACAAGTAATTTCACATTTTGCCCAGACACTCCTCTAACTGAGATTCAGCAGTAAGACAAGTGTCTGTCAATAGACCCTTTCTTCCAttcaacatgttggttgtgtgcAGCCTTGAAAAGTATCTCTATGAACAATGTTCAATCTCTTGAAACCTCATGTTCCTGTGCTAAGATATGCTTCCCCTAAAAAAAGATACAAACTTGTGTCACAATCATAAATGGACTCTGGATTGATGCTGTTATTGAGCTCTCCTTATCAATGAACACTCTGTAAAGCAATGCAACAGACACACTTTGATGCCCTGGATATAATGTGTCACTCTTCATATCCACACATCAAAATAGCTTTATTGAGAGACACTAACCCGGTCAAATAATTCTGCAGAATGAATTAATAGCAGAGAGTGTTCTATGAGAGATAGTGGTCTATCCATCTATGTCAATAGCAGACACCAAAGGGCAATTGGGAGCACTACAATTGCTACTGGTCCTCCATTTCACAAGGTCCGTTCTAAAGTCACTGTTTATCCTGAGTTAATGATTACTATGCTGTCCCTGTTTACTGGTATCTGCTCCTGTGTTTGACCAGAGGTCAAGGGTCAGGTATAGAGGGGGTCCAGGGGGCAAGAGGGTTGTGCACCCCACCAGGTAATACTCATATTTTCACCCTATTCTCTGGTGGAGTGTCATGATAGTGGGCAGCTTTAATCTGCTCTCTGTACCCTCTTCTCACAACAACCAACTATTGGTGAAAGAGGTGAATGGACAAAGGGCATCAACGGAAAAGCAATAGTGGGAAAACAAGATTTGAAAATGACATCCACAGTTAGTCATGTATCAGTGTGTCATTCAGCATTGAGCCTGAAACTGATGTgttgcagagcgagagagagagagagcgagagagcgagagagcgagagggagagagagagagagagagagagagggagagagagagagagagagagagagagagagagagagagagggggagagagagagggagagagagagagagagagagagagagagggagggagggagagagagagagagagagagagggagagagagaggggggagagagagagggagagagagagagagagagagagagagagggagagagagagagagagagagagagagagagagagagagagagagagagggagagagagagggagagagagagagagagagagagtactttgGAACTCGTCTTTAATAAAGGACCTTTGGATAGCTATCCAGACAATGTTGAAATTGAAAACATTTTGAGAGATTAATGTAACCTTTTGGAAAATGCAAGGATGAAAGTTTAACTTGAGAGGCTTTTTTAAATGTGTTGCTAGGAGTTAGTGTTTATTTTGCACAAAAATGTATACTGTAGCagctgacacaagtcatttttcttaTTTCAAGATATTTTGTGTTAACCCTTTTTTAGGTTAAAATAAGCAAAATTATCTTCCAATGATGATAGATAATTCATCttggtcaaatatatatatatatataatctaaaGGGAATTATCACTAAATATGTGATATTTCGGCTTGCTTACATTTAGGTGGTTGCAGTATACCCAGAAAATCTTTTTTCAGAACTTAAATAAATAAAGAGTATCGAACCACTGGACTACTTACGACTGACTCACTGATCATCTAAGCCAATCCAATCAGTCACCACTTCCCACCCAAAAACAGACCATCGGTCAGTGGTCACCTAAACAAGAACAATGTACACATGTAACCAAGAAAAAGCGCTGTGAGAAGTCCTGTAATTCAAATAAAGTGACTTGATTCCACCAAACAGATTGACAATACTGAGAACAAACACTAAGGTAAAACACTCCCTAAAATGCTCTTTCACTTACTTTGAATTGTGTCGTTTCTAGCTGTTTTTATACTGGAGGCCAGCTGTTATGTGTGATAATGTTGATTacagaaatatatatacatatcagTGATATATCATTTGAATGTATGATTAGTTTTGTTTGGGGTgataaaaaatgtataatttgaATAATTTCATTATATGTGATATCTCTTTTCTAAATGAGATGTGTATTTTAGCCAAATCTTCCCATTCGGTTTCTATGACAGATGCCAGGGAAACTGAAGCTAGTTGCTCTCCTCTTGCTCATTCAAGGTGTGGCTGTGCATTTCAACATGTTTTACTGTCTATCTAGACTGTCCTCCATTGAACTGTTGACATGGACTGGTAGTATTTTGAGTATGGTTTTCAACCGACTGTAACCTCTCTCCTCCATAGCATGTGTGTCCATAGTGGCCCAGACGCCAGCCCCAGGGGACTCTGACTCTGAGGGGGTTCT containing:
- the LOC115101924 gene encoding apolipoprotein C-I-like, which produces MKLSIAIAVLMLVFAAHTEAQEAEKTIEEHFATFGNQMKDLSEDLTVKTKDIVEKIGDSEFITKTRTWFTEQFDKMKAKIDETFPKQ